One Miscanthus floridulus cultivar M001 chromosome 11, ASM1932011v1, whole genome shotgun sequence DNA window includes the following coding sequences:
- the LOC136490711 gene encoding protease Do-like 8, chloroplastic — protein MQCLPCGPSTNAPAAHAAARSVSRRRVVVEGVASATHDTDDSEEAPPRSMRTTCDLGAMSSKALLLVSKRKLIGLSAFCLSLYSSRYFPALALGDTSVKIEDVTPKIFPSGPLFPTEKRIAELFETNTYSVVNIFDATLRPQLNVTGVVEIPEGNGSGVVWDDSGHIVTNYHVVGSALSKNPKPGDVVARVNILAAEGIQKNFEGKLVGADRAKDLAVLKVDAPTDLLKPINVGQSSALRVGQQCLAIGNPFGFDHTLTVGVISGLNRDIFSQAGVTIGGGIQTDAAINPGNSGGPLLDSKGHMIGINTAIFTQTGTSAGVGFAIPSSTVLKITPQLIQFGKVRRAGLNVDFAPDPIAYQLNVRNGALILKVPRGSAAAKAGLAPTGRGFAGNIVLGDIIVAVDGKPVKGKSDLLRVLDDYGVGDQVTLTIRRGSETLEATLPLEEANV, from the exons ATGCAGTGCCTACCCTGCGGACCGTCCACCAACGCTCCCGCTGCGCATGCCGCGGCCAGGAGCGTCAGCCGCCGGAGGGTTGTCGTCGAGGGCGTCGCCTCGGCAACCCACGACACTGACGACAGCGAGGAAGCGCCTCCAAG GTCAATGAGGACAACATGTGATCTTGGTGCAATGTCAAGCAAAGCCTTATTGCTTGTGTCAAAGAGGAAGCTTATTGGTTTGTCAGCCTTTTGTCTTAGCTTATATTCTTCAAGGTACTTTCCAG CACTTGCTTTGGGTGATACATCTGTCAAAATCGAGGATGTGACTCCCAAGATTTTTCCATCTGGGCCATTATTTCCAACTGAG AAACGGATCGCAGAACTATTCGAAACAAATACTTACTCAGTCGTCAACATTTTTGATGCAACACTACGGCCACAGCTTAATGTTACTGGTGTTGTGGAG ATCCCTGAAGGAAATGGTTCTGGTGTAGTGTGGGATGATTCTGGACATATTGTTACAAATTATCATG TTGTTGGCAGTGCTCTTTCAAAAAATCCGAAGCCTGGTGATGTTGTTGCACGTGTCAACATTCTTGCTGCCGAAGG GATACAGAAAAATTTTGAAGGCAAATTGGTTGGTGCAGATCGTGCTAAAGATCTTGCTGTTCTTAAG GTTGATGCTCCTACAGATCTCTTGAAGCCAATTAATGTGGGACAATCCTCGGCCCTAAGAGTTGGTCAGCAATGCTTAGCAATTGGAAATCCTTTTGGTTTTGACCATACTCTAACTGTCGGTGTTATCAGTGGTTTAAATCGAGATATTTTCAGTCAGGCTGGGGTGACAATTGGAGGTGGAATTCAAACAGATGCAGCTATTAACCCTGGTAACAG TGGTGGTCCTTTGCTTGACTCAAAGGGGCATATGATTGGTATTAATACAGCAATTTTCACACAGACTG GAACATCTGCTGGTGTTGGCTTTGCTATCCCATCATCAACTGTACTTAAAATCACTCCTCAGTTAATTCAGTTCGGAAAA GTTCGTCGTGCTGGCTTGAATGTGGACTTTGCTCCAGATCCAATTGCATATCAGCTTAATGTTCGCAACGGAGCTCTTATACTTAAG GTACCTCGGGGCAGTGCTGCAGCCAAAGCAGGTCTTGCTCCGACCGGCAGGGGTTTCGCTGGTAATATTGTTCTCGGTGATATCATCGTTGCCGTGGATGGCAAACCT GTTAAGGGCAAATCTGACCTGCTGAGGGTTCTGGATGACTATGGCGTCGGGgatcaggtgaccttgacaaTCCGGCGAGGCTCTGAAACCCTTGAGGCAACCTTGCCTTTGGAAGAGGCAAACGTCTGA
- the LOC136491142 gene encoding uncharacterized protein — protein MRLVGFALVAAALVLAVLLSSTPEVSAVRVPAAPLADQTSSSRRGASSSSPADEQPNKAAGDNAAPGADASSARLDASSWKAAASFGGSSSPPSTVFDPDRMSKRRVRRGSDPIHNKC, from the coding sequence ATGAGACTCGTCGGCTTCGCGCTGGTGGCGGCGGCTCTTGTCCTCGCTGTTCTTCTGAGCTCCACCCCCGAGGTTTCTGCCGTCAGAGTCCCGGCGGCCCCTCTCGCGGACCAGACGAGCAGCAGCCGGCGTGGCGCCTCGTCATCATCACCGGCCGACGAGCAACCAAACAAAGCGGCGGGCGATAACGCCGCCCCCGGCGCCGATGCAAGCAGCGCCAGGCTCGACGCGTCCAGCTGGAAGGCCGCCGCGTCGTTCGGCGGCTCCTCCTCCCCTCCGTCGACGGTGTTCGACCCCGACAGGATGAGCAAGCGCCGCGTCCGGAGAGGCTCCGACCCCATACACAACAAGTGCTGA
- the LOC136493190 gene encoding ATPase GET3B-like, whose product MAALLNPMYRRLAVVGRRRISTPAVEKTLLPLMYHLSFQERHNSSLVDASGGFGEMLASTQRYYVFGGKGGVGKTSMAGSLAVKFANHGEPTLIASTEPSRSLGDLFEQDMSDGKTVRVDGFDSLFAVEIGHLKLKGKPEDVGSFINNVLGKMGLGTHSDIMSMLNEILGGMPPGLEEAFLLSELIKSIEVQGPNKLRRIVLDAPSTGHTLKLLSASDWIEKFLVLSIKGINVALSMPSSDMSLKNVQVISARLEELRKQIARVREILFDPQSTEFIIVTIPTMMAVSESSRFHASLMKDGVDARRLIVNQVLPPSASDCRFCAAKRREEARAFRAILEDHELGGLKLIQAQLLDMEVKGVPALRFLSDSVWK is encoded by the exons ATGGCGGCGCTTCTAAACCCTATGTACCGGCGACTCGCCGTCGTGGGCCGCCGCCGGATTTCTACACCGGCGGTAGAGAAGACCCTGCTGCCCCTCATGTATCACCTTAGCTTCCAGG AAAGACACAATTCTAGTTTGGTGGATGCGAGTGGAGGATTCGGCGAGATGCTTGCCTCTACACAGAGGTACTATGTCTTTGGAGGCAAAGGTGGTGTGGGGAAAACAAGCATGGCGGGGTCGCTTGCTGTGAAGTTTGCCAACCATGGTGAACCAACACTTATTGCATCGACGGAACCATCTCGGTCACTGGGTGATTTATTTGAACAA GACATGAGTGATGGCAAAACTGTACGCGTCGATGGATTTGACTCTCTTTTTGCAGTTGAG ATTGGCCATCTGAAGTTAAAGGGAAAACCAGAAGATGTTGGATCTTTTATCAACAATGTACTTGGAAAGATGGGGCTTGGAACACATTCTGATATTATG TCTATGCTTAATGAGATTCTCGGTGGAATGCCCCCTGGACTTGAAGAAGCGTTTTTACTATCAGAG CTGATAAAATCCATTGAAGTGCAAGGGCCCAATAAACTTAGGCGTATAGTGCTGGATGCTCCATCCACT GGACATACACTTAAGCTTCTGTCAGCTTCTGATTGGATTGAAAAGTTCCTCGTTTTGAGCATCAAG GGCATTAATGTCGCTTTGTCCATGCCATCCTCTGATATGTCTCTTAAGAACGTGCAAGTAATC TCTGCCAGGCTAGAGGAACTAAGGAAGCAGATTGCAAGAGTGCGTGAGATTTTGTTTGATCCACAATCAACAGAATTCATCATTGTGACAATTCCAACG ATGATGGCAGTTAGTGAGTCATCAAGATTTCACGCGTCATTAATGAAGGATGGTGTGGATGCAAGAAGGCTCATCGTAAATCAGGTGTTGCCACCATCTGCATCCGACTGCAGATTCTGTGCTGCAAAACGGAGG GAAGAAGCACGTGCCTTCCGTGCGATACTGGAGGACCATGAACTTGGCGGCCTGAAGCTGATCCAGGCTCAGCTCCTTGATATGGAGGTGAAAGGCGTCCCTGCACTCCGATTCCTCAGCGATTCAGTGTGGAAGTAG